In the Candidatus Lernaella stagnicola genome, one interval contains:
- a CDS encoding M28 family peptidase — MAKTKKKTPVRSRKKAAPRAISNEKKYAFELIDRVVRECPRRKPTSEDERQAQMIFRAEFEKLGLKTHEESFRFNDNLYANLALHFGLGTLGSAVSGVAPALGFLLHSTAAASYFAESTRRAYFLRRLFPWKPSQNLLATMPAEGDPDLRVVILGHADAAFTGFLFDPRNVKAFAKGPPLGLKFLERSLTFATQTQFALAGFDLLRCFFGPLTLPLRPVEAILSIPGLLAFLLNLQMVMRNEIVPGANDNLTGCAALPLLAQRLAPHKPKNVEYVFGVTGCEEASLGGADALARVKKGEWDRNKTVILGLDGLTNGTLRFFQGEGEIVRTPIPTWIKEVCEATAGSESRFNEVTGFDIPVGGSDVAAFLAHGYDGVCLGCVDPELGSPRHYHWPTDTPENLDMDQFMMSVEFAEKLVHQLTAFKLR; from the coding sequence ATGGCGAAAACCAAGAAGAAAACACCGGTAAGAAGTCGTAAAAAAGCCGCACCGCGCGCCATCAGCAACGAAAAGAAATACGCATTTGAGCTGATCGACCGCGTCGTGCGCGAATGCCCGCGCCGGAAGCCGACCAGCGAGGATGAACGGCAAGCGCAAATGATCTTCCGCGCCGAATTCGAGAAACTCGGCTTGAAAACGCACGAGGAATCGTTTCGCTTCAACGACAACCTCTACGCCAACCTCGCGCTTCATTTCGGCCTGGGAACACTGGGTTCCGCCGTTTCGGGCGTGGCCCCGGCGCTCGGTTTCTTGCTGCATTCCACCGCCGCCGCGTCCTACTTCGCCGAGTCGACGCGCCGCGCTTACTTCCTGCGCCGCCTGTTTCCGTGGAAACCGTCGCAGAACCTCCTGGCGACCATGCCGGCCGAGGGCGACCCCGACTTGCGCGTCGTGATTCTCGGCCACGCCGACGCGGCATTTACCGGTTTCCTGTTCGATCCGCGCAACGTCAAAGCGTTTGCCAAGGGGCCGCCGTTGGGCCTGAAATTCCTGGAGCGTTCCTTGACGTTCGCCACACAGACCCAATTCGCGCTGGCCGGTTTCGACCTGCTGCGTTGCTTCTTCGGCCCGCTGACGCTCCCGCTGCGCCCTGTGGAAGCGATTCTATCGATACCCGGCCTGCTGGCTTTCCTTTTGAACCTGCAGATGGTCATGCGAAATGAGATCGTGCCGGGCGCTAACGATAACCTGACCGGTTGCGCCGCTTTGCCGCTTCTCGCGCAGCGCTTGGCACCGCATAAGCCGAAAAACGTTGAGTACGTGTTTGGCGTCACGGGATGCGAAGAGGCCAGCCTGGGCGGCGCCGATGCATTAGCCCGCGTGAAAAAAGGCGAATGGGACCGAAACAAGACCGTCATCTTGGGGTTGGATGGACTGACGAACGGCACGTTGCGCTTTTTCCAGGGAGAGGGCGAGATCGTTCGCACGCCGATTCCCACCTGGATCAAGGAAGTTTGCGAGGCAACCGCCGGTTCCGAGTCGCGGTTCAACGAAGTGACCGGCTTCGATATCCCGGTGGGCGGTTCGGATGTGGCGGCGTTCTTGGCGCACGGCTACGACGGCGTGTGCCTGGGGTGCGTCGATCCCGAACTGGGAAGCCCGCGCCACTACCACTGGCCGACGGACACGCCGGAAAATCTGGACATGGATCAGTTCATGATGTCGGTGGAGTTCGCCGAGAAACTGGTTCACCAATTGACGGCCTTCAAGCTTCGCTGA
- a CDS encoding MerR family transcriptional regulator, whose product MKSEKDQKDDLFSMRVVAKLTGLTPDTIRVWERRYGAVSPARTAGDTRQYTHAEVGRLILLRRVTALGRRIKTVATLPDEELQRIIDELEAAATPPETEGGPAVGGDYHRAIVNEYITAVRAFDAQRAQRLLNRASLLMDPHEFAMKVVVPILQEAGDHWFHKRFTIAHEHLISMQIRALLIKLIDMTSPLPGAEKILVTTPSGHRHEFGVLVGALLAASRGLTPVYLGPDTPVEDILKAIEMSRVNLVLLSVVRDVNQEELDSLGDALHRLSDAAEVWLGLPADHAANRLAHGARVFHDFATLEAALTQRVS is encoded by the coding sequence ATGAAAAGCGAAAAAGACCAAAAAGACGACCTATTTTCGATGCGTGTCGTCGCAAAGCTGACCGGCCTGACGCCCGATACGATCCGCGTGTGGGAGCGTCGATACGGCGCCGTTTCCCCGGCGCGGACGGCCGGAGACACTCGTCAGTACACCCATGCCGAGGTCGGTCGCTTGATTTTGTTGCGCCGCGTGACTGCTCTTGGTAGGCGCATCAAAACCGTGGCCACGCTGCCCGACGAGGAACTACAGCGAATAATCGATGAGTTGGAAGCTGCGGCAACACCGCCGGAAACCGAGGGCGGGCCGGCGGTCGGCGGCGATTACCATCGTGCCATCGTGAACGAGTACATTACGGCGGTGCGGGCCTTTGACGCCCAGCGCGCGCAGCGGTTATTGAACAGGGCCTCGTTATTGATGGATCCTCACGAGTTCGCGATGAAAGTCGTCGTGCCGATTCTGCAGGAAGCCGGGGACCATTGGTTCCACAAACGCTTCACGATTGCGCACGAGCATCTGATTTCCATGCAGATTCGCGCGCTGCTGATCAAATTGATCGATATGACGTCTCCGTTGCCCGGAGCGGAGAAAATCCTCGTGACCACGCCGTCGGGCCATCGGCACGAATTCGGTGTGCTGGTGGGCGCTCTGTTGGCCGCGAGCCGTGGTTTGACACCGGTCTACTTGGGCCCGGACACGCCGGTGGAAGATATTTTGAAAGCCATCGAAATGAGCCGGGTGAACCTTGTCTTGTTGAGCGTCGTTCGTGACGTAAATCAGGAGGAACTGGACTCGCTGGGCGACGCCTTGCATCGCCTCTCGGACGCCGCCGAAGTGTGGTTAGGCTTGCCCGCCGACCACGCCGCCAACCGCCTCGCCCACGGCGCCCGCGTTTTCCACGATTTTGCGACCCTCGAAGCGGCCCTCACGCAGCGCGTTTCCTGA
- a CDS encoding alcohol dehydrogenase catalytic domain-containing protein has translation MKALYFDNSLPKIAVLKALSLVDKFAALGRFSPVQYAEVPEPSLPNERWLKVRNLACGLCGTDMHLIFMDMDPKTFYAAVPGIERKFLGHELVAEVVEVGRDAGDWQLGERVAMRIDWPSCYQLEIDPPCPQCAAGSYMLCENVGRKPLPLRDMGGGFSPYMVMHRTQPFRLPKDLPTERAVLVEPTASAMHGVLKADVKPGDRVLVIGAGTIGLLAVAITAALHPEAEVSCLARYPFQAEAAKTCGAGHVLVEDSSVYQSVADKTGARYIKGPFGNEILLGGYDVIYDTVGNDNTLHNALRWTKAGGQLVLLGINFKPGKIDYSPIWSQEIRVTGINCHGTEADGVNSFEKAAQLLTDPSFAVDHLVTHRFTMDQYKDAIHTFLNKRAEKAIKIVLEHPQTA, from the coding sequence ATGAAAGCGCTCTATTTCGATAACAGCCTGCCGAAAATAGCGGTGCTCAAGGCGTTGTCGCTCGTGGACAAGTTCGCCGCGCTGGGCCGCTTCTCCCCGGTGCAATACGCCGAAGTGCCCGAGCCGTCGTTGCCCAACGAACGCTGGCTGAAGGTGCGCAACCTCGCGTGCGGTCTGTGCGGCACGGATATGCATCTCATCTTCATGGACATGGACCCGAAGACCTTCTACGCCGCGGTGCCGGGTATCGAACGCAAGTTCCTCGGGCACGAGTTGGTCGCCGAAGTCGTGGAAGTCGGCCGCGACGCGGGCGATTGGCAACTCGGTGAACGCGTGGCCATGCGCATCGATTGGCCCAGTTGCTACCAGTTGGAAATCGACCCGCCCTGCCCGCAATGCGCGGCGGGGTCGTACATGCTGTGCGAAAACGTCGGCCGCAAGCCACTGCCCCTGCGCGACATGGGCGGCGGTTTTTCGCCCTACATGGTGATGCACCGCACCCAGCCGTTTCGTCTGCCGAAGGATTTGCCCACCGAACGCGCGGTGCTGGTCGAGCCGACCGCCAGCGCGATGCACGGCGTCCTCAAGGCCGACGTGAAACCCGGAGATCGCGTGCTGGTGATCGGCGCGGGTACGATCGGGCTGCTCGCCGTGGCCATCACCGCCGCCTTGCATCCGGAGGCGGAGGTCAGTTGCCTGGCGCGTTACCCCTTCCAGGCCGAAGCCGCGAAAACCTGCGGCGCGGGGCACGTGTTGGTCGAGGACTCTTCCGTGTACCAATCGGTGGCCGATAAAACCGGCGCTCGCTACATCAAAGGTCCTTTCGGCAATGAAATTTTGCTGGGCGGATACGACGTCATCTACGACACGGTCGGCAACGACAACACCCTGCACAACGCTCTGCGCTGGACGAAAGCCGGCGGGCAATTGGTTCTCCTGGGCATCAATTTCAAGCCGGGCAAGATCGATTACTCGCCCATCTGGTCGCAGGAGATCAGGGTTACCGGCATCAACTGCCACGGCACCGAGGCCGACGGGGTCAATTCCTTTGAGAAAGCCGCACAGTTGTTGACCGATCCGTCATTCGCCGTCGATCATCTGGTGACGCACCGCTTCACCATGGACCAATACAAAGACGCCATCCATACGTTCCTGAACAAGCGCGCCGAAAAGGCGATCAAGATCGTGCTGGAACACCCGCAGACAGCTTGA
- a CDS encoding aminotransferase class III-fold pyridoxal phosphate-dependent enzyme — MSTRKNETAALADFRKYVSAAQVRQLKKLGHDFVETAAEGAFLTDDRGRRYLDCYTNAGIHNLGRRPAAVAAALREGLRVTDQGNFPMISREKALLAEKLAHFVPGPAECTVFGVVRGEAFDCAAKLARGHTGQRDLVAPRGSWFGQTGFALSLSAHPYRDDYAPLVPGSRIVDFTDAEAVRSSITADTAAVFIEPFQTENHCATFTPKIWRALWQRCGENGTLLVVDETQCGFGRTGRRFGYEHFDVQPDTVILGEALGAGVFPICGTIFSPALNTFMNDHPLIHLSTFGGSDLGCTVASAALDAYEQSRPWENAARRGAEIRTGLHDLIDPKGKALLSMAGEGLLLSLAFSSPTKATSMCRALAGAGVFAKPGCVAQNTVLLRPPLTIDEEDVALLVTAIQKAVKSLSTTRRSKK; from the coding sequence ATGAGTACCCGGAAGAACGAGACGGCCGCCCTGGCGGATTTTCGCAAATACGTTTCGGCGGCGCAGGTCAGGCAGCTCAAAAAGCTCGGTCACGATTTTGTCGAGACCGCCGCCGAGGGCGCCTTTTTGACCGACGATCGCGGCCGTCGCTATCTGGATTGTTACACCAACGCCGGCATCCACAATTTGGGACGCCGCCCGGCCGCCGTCGCCGCGGCGCTGCGTGAGGGATTGCGCGTCACCGACCAGGGCAATTTCCCCATGATCAGTCGGGAAAAGGCGTTACTGGCCGAGAAGCTGGCCCACTTCGTGCCGGGTCCGGCGGAGTGCACGGTGTTCGGCGTGGTGCGCGGCGAAGCCTTCGACTGCGCGGCCAAGTTGGCGCGGGGCCACACCGGCCAGCGTGATCTAGTCGCGCCGCGTGGTTCGTGGTTTGGGCAGACCGGCTTCGCTCTGTCGTTGTCGGCGCATCCCTATCGCGACGACTACGCACCCCTGGTGCCCGGCTCGCGGATTGTCGACTTCACGGATGCCGAAGCGGTGCGCAGCTCTATCACGGCCGACACCGCCGCCGTGTTCATCGAACCCTTCCAGACCGAAAATCATTGCGCCACCTTCACGCCGAAAATCTGGCGCGCGCTCTGGCAGCGCTGCGGTGAAAACGGAACGCTGTTGGTGGTCGACGAGACCCAGTGTGGTTTCGGACGCACGGGACGGCGCTTCGGGTACGAGCATTTCGACGTGCAACCCGACACAGTGATCCTCGGCGAGGCGCTGGGTGCGGGCGTCTTCCCGATTTGCGGCACGATCTTTTCGCCCGCGCTCAACACCTTCATGAACGACCACCCGCTGATCCACCTTTCCACCTTCGGCGGCTCCGACCTGGGGTGCACGGTGGCTTCCGCGGCGCTGGACGCCTACGAACAGTCCCGCCCCTGGGAGAATGCCGCGCGGCGGGGTGCCGAAATCCGCACCGGGCTGCACGACCTGATCGATCCCAAAGGAAAGGCGCTTCTGTCGATGGCCGGTGAGGGGCTGCTGCTTTCGCTCGCGTTTTCGAGCCCGACCAAAGCGACGTCGATGTGCCGGGCGTTGGCCGGGGCGGGAGTTTTCGCCAAGCCGGGCTGCGTCGCGCAAAACACCGTGTTGCTGCGACCGCCGCTGACGATCGACGAGGAAGATGTCGCGCTGCTGGTAACGGCGATTCAAAAGGCCGTAAAAAGCCTGTCGACGACGCGGAGAAGCAAGAAATGA
- a CDS encoding aminotransferase class III-fold pyridoxal phosphate-dependent enzyme, giving the protein MSDPSKGKTLLSPKEKKDIERRFGTFVNAGQVKYLKAGHLDVIEARREGVGFTDAVDGREFYDCFTSAGSFNVGRHNETIMRALEEGLQTLDIGTHDLVSPQKAAFAKKLVAISPGDLSRVLFASGGGDAVDCAIKLARGATGRSRIISTIKAYHGHTGFALAGNGKEHYRHYCEPLIPAFDFVPFNDFAALERAVTTDTAAIILEPIQGEAGVFAADDEYLRRIRTLCDERGVLLIFDEIQTGFGRTGKLFACEHSGVVPDVMTVAKSIGGGLYANGAVIYRPLHSLVDYVEKHPDFHPSTTGGSNLGCHVSLAVINFILDHSLWENAAARGEQLRTALEELRRDNPKIIKEVRGRGLMIGIEYLHEFMGPMMSDALAQNGVFAAYSGNAPQVMRFMVPIVISEKEMASVIDRIGAAVATMKKLLPLALPAAKIPPVLRLLNSEKVQTVLFGWVRRAEDAWHAVKGGGR; this is encoded by the coding sequence ATGAGCGACCCATCGAAGGGGAAGACTCTTCTTTCGCCGAAAGAGAAGAAGGATATCGAGCGCCGTTTCGGTACCTTCGTCAACGCCGGTCAGGTCAAGTATCTCAAGGCCGGTCACCTCGACGTCATCGAGGCGCGGCGGGAAGGCGTTGGCTTTACCGACGCGGTCGACGGCCGCGAGTTCTACGACTGCTTCACCTCCGCGGGCAGTTTCAACGTCGGGCGTCACAACGAAACGATCATGCGCGCCCTGGAAGAAGGCCTGCAAACTCTCGACATCGGCACGCACGATCTGGTCTCGCCTCAGAAGGCGGCGTTTGCCAAGAAGTTGGTGGCGATTTCGCCCGGCGATCTCTCCCGCGTGCTGTTTGCCTCGGGAGGCGGCGACGCGGTGGACTGCGCCATCAAACTGGCGCGCGGCGCGACGGGCCGGTCGCGGATCATCTCCACTATCAAGGCCTATCACGGGCACACCGGGTTCGCGCTGGCGGGCAACGGCAAGGAACATTACCGCCACTATTGCGAGCCGCTCATTCCCGCCTTCGACTTTGTTCCGTTCAACGATTTCGCCGCGTTGGAGCGGGCCGTCACGACGGACACGGCGGCCATTATCCTCGAACCCATCCAAGGCGAGGCGGGGGTTTTCGCGGCCGACGACGAGTATCTTCGCCGCATTCGCACGCTGTGCGACGAGCGCGGCGTACTGCTCATTTTCGACGAAATCCAAACCGGCTTCGGTCGAACCGGGAAGCTGTTCGCTTGCGAGCATTCGGGCGTCGTCCCCGACGTGATGACGGTCGCCAAATCGATCGGTGGCGGGCTCTACGCCAACGGGGCGGTGATCTACCGGCCCCTGCACTCCCTGGTCGATTACGTGGAGAAGCATCCGGATTTTCATCCGTCGACAACCGGCGGGTCGAATCTGGGCTGCCACGTGTCGCTCGCGGTGATCAACTTCATCCTCGATCACAGCCTGTGGGAAAACGCGGCGGCGCGCGGCGAGCAACTTCGCACGGCGTTGGAAGAGTTGCGCCGCGACAACCCGAAGATCATCAAGGAGGTGCGCGGTCGCGGGCTGATGATCGGCATCGAATACCTGCACGAATTCATGGGACCGATGATGTCCGACGCCCTGGCGCAAAACGGGGTGTTTGCCGCCTACTCCGGCAATGCGCCGCAGGTGATGCGTTTCATGGTGCCGATCGTCATCTCGGAAAAGGAGATGGCAAGCGTCATCGACCGCATCGGCGCAGCGGTGGCGACCATGAAGAAATTGCTGCCCCTGGCGCTGCCGGCGGCGAAAATTCCGCCGGTTCTGCGTCTGCTCAACAGCGAGAAGGTCCAAACCGTGTTGTTTGGCTGGGTGCGCCGCGCCGAAGACGCCTGGCACGCCGTGAAAGGAGGCGGCCGATGA
- a CDS encoding glycosyltransferase family 4 protein — translation MTTVLHVLSQRPQQTGSGITLDAFVRHAAALGWRQHVVVGVPAQERTVAVGDLPEANIHPLLFETPELPFPVPGMSDVMPYCSTCFSGMDTATLTAYIEAWTKHLREVIAQTKPDVIHAHHLWLVSSLIKDLAPTTPVVNQCHATGFRQMELCPHLAPRVTAGCRRNERFLVAHDGQAKELVARLGVDAGRVSVIGAGYHQEAFHFREGVDRSVPRVAYAGKTSRAKGVPWLLDAVALLSKRIPDVVLEIAGSGAGEEAAAVRQRAEALGSHVRLHGQLAQHDLADLFRCSRVCVLPSFYEGLPLVLVEAMACGCRLVATELPSIAASRLSELRPWMTTVPLPRLRNVDEPFDRDLPAFTSNLADAMQHALEQPPANPADPAYCETLAAFTWEAVFGRVEHDWRELLAN, via the coding sequence ATGACCACGGTTCTGCATGTGCTGTCGCAACGCCCACAACAGACCGGCAGCGGTATCACACTCGACGCCTTCGTGCGACACGCCGCGGCCCTTGGCTGGCGGCAACACGTCGTGGTTGGCGTACCGGCCCAAGAGCGCACCGTTGCCGTTGGCGATCTGCCGGAAGCGAACATCCACCCGCTTCTTTTTGAAACGCCCGAGTTGCCTTTTCCAGTGCCTGGCATGAGCGACGTTATGCCGTATTGCAGCACCTGCTTTTCCGGCATGGATACCGCGACGCTCACGGCTTACATCGAGGCATGGACAAAGCATCTGCGAGAAGTGATCGCCCAAACCAAACCCGATGTCATTCACGCCCACCACCTGTGGCTCGTCAGTTCGCTCATCAAAGACCTCGCGCCGACCACGCCGGTGGTCAATCAATGCCACGCCACGGGCTTTCGGCAAATGGAGTTGTGCCCGCACCTCGCGCCGCGCGTCACCGCAGGCTGCCGTCGCAACGAACGCTTCCTTGTGGCACACGACGGCCAAGCGAAGGAACTCGTCGCGCGGTTGGGTGTTGACGCCGGGCGCGTAAGCGTGATCGGCGCGGGTTACCATCAGGAGGCATTCCATTTCCGGGAGGGCGTGGATCGCAGCGTGCCGCGCGTCGCTTACGCGGGTAAGACCAGCCGTGCCAAAGGCGTGCCGTGGTTGCTGGACGCGGTGGCTTTGCTGTCGAAGCGAATTCCCGACGTCGTGTTGGAAATCGCCGGTTCGGGAGCTGGGGAGGAGGCTGCAGCAGTGCGACAACGCGCCGAGGCATTGGGCAGTCACGTACGCCTGCACGGTCAACTCGCGCAGCACGATCTGGCCGATCTGTTTCGTTGCTCGCGCGTGTGCGTGCTTCCGTCGTTCTATGAAGGATTGCCGCTGGTGCTCGTAGAAGCGATGGCGTGCGGTTGCCGATTGGTGGCGACGGAGCTTCCCAGCATCGCCGCCTCGCGCCTATCGGAACTGCGGCCGTGGATGACGACCGTGCCGCTTCCCCGCTTGCGAAACGTGGACGAACCCTTCGACCGGGATTTGCCCGCGTTCACCAGCAACCTCGCCGACGCCATGCAACACGCGCTGGAGCAGCCCCCGGCGAACCCGGCGGATCCGGCCTACTGTGAGACGCTCGCCGCGTTCACTTGGGAAGCGGTGTTTGGGCGTGTCGAGCACGACTGGCGGGAACTGCTCGCGAACTGA
- a CDS encoding MBL fold metallo-hydrolase has protein sequence MSARISPLWWPVMVLGSPILVPLLTAKTVTFRRNVKSSRIANQARRSAMVKMDIPPVDTFRWTVLVEQRTRPGFLGDAAVSYLLETDAGRTLLDVGFGATTKALAHNAAKLDFTIDQIDAMVLSHLHLDHMGGLAAQKAATVHWPESLGKPRPDTPCFLPDAAKAPGFSCAVIEKPSLLPTGLATTGPIARAMFVTGLIQEQALIVNLRGKGLVVITGCGHQTVPALLDAVRRISDEPIYAVGGGLHFPLAEGRWQAAGIDFQRLLGTGKPPWMKIQSADIDRAITALNDAKPERVLLSAHDTDDEAIALFERHLDANVEVLEAGAQYEF, from the coding sequence ATGTCCGCACGCATCTCTCCATTGTGGTGGCCCGTAATGGTTCTCGGGTCGCCGATTCTCGTCCCCTTGCTGACAGCCAAGACGGTGACATTCCGCCGTAACGTGAAAAGCTCGCGCATCGCGAACCAAGCGCGACGCTCGGCGATGGTCAAAATGGACATCCCGCCCGTCGACACGTTTCGCTGGACTGTGTTGGTCGAGCAGCGCACACGCCCCGGTTTTCTGGGCGACGCCGCCGTTTCGTATCTGCTGGAAACCGACGCGGGCCGCACCCTGCTTGATGTCGGCTTCGGGGCCACCACCAAGGCGCTCGCGCATAACGCCGCGAAACTCGATTTCACCATCGACCAGATTGACGCCATGGTTCTCTCGCACCTGCATCTGGATCACATGGGAGGGCTCGCGGCCCAGAAAGCGGCGACCGTGCACTGGCCCGAGTCGCTGGGCAAGCCGCGGCCGGACACACCGTGCTTCCTACCCGACGCAGCCAAGGCGCCGGGGTTCTCCTGTGCCGTCATCGAAAAGCCGAGCTTGCTGCCGACGGGACTGGCGACCACGGGGCCGATCGCCCGCGCCATGTTTGTAACCGGCCTCATCCAAGAACAAGCTCTGATCGTCAACCTGCGTGGAAAGGGATTGGTCGTCATTACCGGGTGCGGACACCAAACGGTTCCGGCATTACTCGACGCCGTGCGCCGCATCTCCGATGAACCGATTTATGCCGTCGGCGGTGGTTTGCATTTCCCCCTCGCCGAGGGGCGTTGGCAAGCGGCCGGTATCGACTTCCAGCGCTTGCTCGGCACCGGCAAACCACCGTGGATGAAAATCCAATCCGCCGACATCGACCGGGCTATCACGGCCTTAAATGACGCCAAGCCCGAACGTGTGCTGCTGTCGGCCCACGACACCGATGACGAGGCCATCGCACTTTTCGAGCGCCATCTCGACGCCAATGTCGAAGTGCTGGAGGCGGGCGCACAATACGAATTCTGA
- a CDS encoding 4Fe-4S binding protein — protein sequence MGHVTTKAAYLALQERLDKMPIGAPANRFLFEILAELFSEEEARVAAAVPMGLTSARRIAANADMDLAQAREVIDRLVEKGLLADLPRSNGSVSYFLNPTMVGFFEFTMMRVRTDIDQQRVGKLFHEYLRNDPERAFFKAVAEGETFFARPLVHEDVLEADVYSEVLDYEKASQIIEEGGQWAEAMCYCRHVKTHTGEACDYPRDFCLSFGQGANYLIRRGFAQAVSKEHALEVLHEARERGMVQMGDNVKNQPHYMCNCCPCCCEMLAGLREFPGPTPVVTSNYVAVIEDENCLGCGKCATACPVNAIEMHAAKPTASRPTRKKAAVVDADRCLGCGVCRRSCTHDALSLHRIGQRVHTPENMMEKMLLQAVEHGKLQNFLFADPGKVSHRMLGAVLGAILNLSPAKRLLAQKQIKSKFVNALLSVAPKP from the coding sequence ATGGGGCATGTGACCACAAAAGCAGCGTATCTCGCCCTCCAGGAACGACTCGACAAGATGCCGATCGGCGCGCCGGCCAATCGCTTCTTATTCGAAATTCTTGCCGAACTTTTCAGCGAGGAAGAGGCCCGCGTCGCCGCCGCCGTGCCGATGGGATTGACCTCCGCCAGGCGCATCGCGGCCAACGCCGACATGGACCTGGCGCAAGCCCGCGAAGTGATCGACCGCCTGGTGGAAAAGGGCCTACTGGCCGACCTACCCCGCAGCAACGGTTCGGTCAGCTACTTTCTCAACCCGACGATGGTCGGCTTTTTTGAGTTCACCATGATGCGCGTGCGCACGGATATCGACCAGCAGCGCGTCGGCAAACTTTTCCACGAGTATCTGCGCAACGATCCTGAGCGCGCCTTTTTCAAGGCCGTGGCCGAAGGCGAGACGTTTTTCGCCAGGCCGCTCGTCCACGAAGACGTCCTGGAAGCCGACGTCTATTCCGAAGTGTTGGACTACGAGAAGGCGTCGCAGATCATCGAGGAAGGCGGACAGTGGGCCGAAGCAATGTGTTACTGCCGACACGTCAAAACGCATACGGGCGAAGCGTGCGATTACCCGAGGGACTTCTGCCTCAGTTTCGGCCAGGGCGCCAATTACCTGATACGTCGCGGTTTCGCGCAGGCCGTTTCGAAAGAGCATGCGCTGGAGGTTCTGCACGAAGCGCGTGAACGCGGCATGGTGCAAATGGGCGACAACGTGAAAAACCAGCCGCACTACATGTGCAACTGTTGCCCCTGCTGCTGCGAAATGCTGGCCGGTTTACGGGAATTCCCCGGGCCGACGCCGGTGGTGACGTCCAACTACGTGGCGGTGATCGAAGATGAAAACTGCCTCGGCTGCGGCAAGTGCGCGACCGCCTGCCCGGTTAACGCCATCGAGATGCATGCCGCCAAGCCGACGGCAAGCCGCCCCACGCGGAAGAAAGCCGCCGTCGTCGACGCCGATCGCTGCCTCGGGTGCGGTGTCTGTCGCCGCTCGTGCACGCACGACGCACTTTCGCTGCATCGCATCGGGCAGCGGGTTCATACGCCGGAAAACATGATGGAGAAAATGCTTTTGCAGGCGGTGGAACACGGCAAGCTGCAAAATTTTCTTTTCGCCGACCCCGGCAAGGTGTCTCACCGCATGCTCGGCGCGGTTCTCGGCGCGATTTTGAATTTATCGCCCGCCAAACGGTTGTTGGCCCAAAAGCAGATAAAATCGAAGTTCGTCAACGCCTTGCTCTCCGTGGCGCCGAAGCCGTAG
- a CDS encoding SdiA-regulated domain-containing protein, giving the protein MRRPRHTIVWSLSLLLLAAVLMGAKAKDNEEPRSIIFRYDWQSKIVRTAHFTEPSGIVYHRERDTLFVIGDEGDIAELTREGKFLQRKILDASRDLEGITYDPATGLLYVAVEDREEILEVKPDGFAITRQFDVERKFDGKLILHKNDNMGFESITFVPDDTHPEGGSFFLGNQSFGINDEENPSVIIEVELPLKSNTDRRGTVPIKRYFSIGIRDLSALHYDRKTRHLLVVSDASNTFFEVSTAGQIVSYWAFPGADQEGITLDDEDFMYIAQDSGGILKIKWLR; this is encoded by the coding sequence ATGCGTAGACCCCGGCACACGATCGTGTGGTCGCTTAGCTTACTTCTGTTGGCAGCCGTGCTCATGGGCGCGAAAGCCAAGGATAACGAAGAACCTCGGTCGATCATTTTTCGCTACGATTGGCAGAGCAAAATTGTTCGCACCGCGCATTTCACCGAACCGTCGGGCATCGTATACCACCGAGAGCGCGACACGCTTTTTGTAATCGGCGACGAGGGCGACATCGCCGAGTTGACGCGCGAAGGCAAGTTCCTCCAACGCAAGATCCTCGACGCGAGCCGCGACTTGGAAGGCATCACGTACGATCCGGCCACCGGCCTGCTCTACGTCGCGGTGGAGGACCGGGAAGAGATCCTGGAAGTTAAGCCGGACGGCTTCGCCATCACCCGCCAATTCGACGTGGAGAGGAAGTTTGACGGCAAATTGATCCTCCACAAGAACGACAATATGGGATTCGAGTCCATTACCTTCGTGCCCGACGACACTCACCCGGAGGGCGGCTCGTTCTTCTTAGGCAATCAATCGTTCGGCATCAACGACGAAGAGAATCCGTCGGTGATCATCGAAGTGGAATTGCCCTTGAAGAGCAACACCGACCGGCGCGGGACGGTCCCGATCAAGCGCTATTTTTCCATCGGGATTCGCGATCTGTCCGCACTGCATTACGATCGCAAAACCCGCCACTTGCTCGTAGTGAGCGATGCCAGCAACACCTTCTTCGAAGTGAGCACGGCGGGCCAAATCGTCAGCTATTGGGCTTTTCCCGGGGCGGACCAGGAAGGCATCACGTTGGACGACGAGGATTTTATGTACATCGCGCAAGACAGCGGCGGCATACTGAAAATCAAATGGCTTAGGTAG